A genome region from Brevinematales bacterium includes the following:
- a CDS encoding serpin family protein, which yields MKKIFAGVFAAVMAMGLMTGCQDGATVSPEWKSVKLDAKVLKGQQEFGWNLLKKLYSAKPDGNIILSPVSVSFALSCALDGASGETLAQMKAVMGMQDASAAGIHTNIGFLMYSLLNRDPEVLLSIANSLWVMKGDSLMEDYRKSVKTFYNAETAVIDPSDAGMVGRINDWVKGATKGMIDSIIGQIPDGLSVLILNAVYFKGVWAQPFPVGMTADLPFTCFDKTKKTTKMMYMQAKLPYYEEKGFQSVSMDYGKGKFAMAVVLPAQGTDMAAFINSFGADKWNTVIAGMGIVKVEMGMHRFTAESDLGLNDTMMALGMPAAFGGGFDKMVAGENLFISVIKQKAKIIVNEQGSEASAVTAIQITKSSVEAPEKMYRMICDRPFLYAIVDRETGIPLFMGVMGNP from the coding sequence ATGAAAAAGATATTCGCGGGCGTATTCGCCGCCGTGATGGCGATGGGATTGATGACGGGATGTCAGGATGGCGCTACTGTCTCACCCGAATGGAAGTCGGTTAAACTGGACGCGAAAGTCCTCAAGGGCCAGCAGGAATTCGGGTGGAATCTCCTCAAGAAGCTGTATTCCGCGAAGCCGGACGGGAATATCATCCTTTCGCCGGTATCGGTATCGTTCGCGTTATCCTGCGCGCTCGACGGCGCGTCGGGGGAGACTCTCGCGCAGATGAAAGCCGTGATGGGGATGCAGGATGCTTCGGCGGCGGGTATCCATACCAATATCGGGTTCCTGATGTACAGCCTGCTGAACCGCGACCCGGAAGTCCTGTTATCGATCGCGAACTCCCTGTGGGTGATGAAGGGCGATTCGCTTATGGAGGACTACAGGAAATCGGTTAAAACTTTCTACAACGCCGAGACGGCGGTGATCGATCCCAGCGACGCCGGAATGGTCGGGCGTATCAACGATTGGGTAAAGGGCGCGACGAAGGGAATGATCGATTCGATCATCGGCCAGATACCCGACGGGTTGAGCGTGCTGATTCTCAACGCGGTCTATTTCAAGGGTGTGTGGGCTCAGCCGTTTCCCGTGGGGATGACCGCCGATCTGCCGTTTACCTGCTTCGATAAGACGAAAAAAACGACGAAAATGATGTATATGCAGGCGAAACTCCCGTACTATGAGGAGAAGGGCTTCCAGTCGGTGTCGATGGACTACGGGAAGGGGAAATTCGCGATGGCGGTCGTGCTCCCCGCGCAGGGAACCGATATGGCCGCGTTTATCAACTCTTTCGGCGCGGATAAATGGAACACGGTTATCGCCGGGATGGGGATTGTTAAGGTCGAGATGGGGATGCACCGTTTTACCGCCGAATCCGACCTCGGACTGAACGATACCATGATGGCGCTCGGAATGCCCGCCGCATTCGGGGGAGGCTTCGATAAAATGGTCGCCGGGGAGAACCTCTTCATCTCAGTGATCAAGCAGAAAGCGAAGATCATAGTGAACGAGCAGGGAAGCGAGGCGTCGGCGGTCACCGCGATACAGATTACGAAATCCTCAGTGGAGGCTCCCGAAAAGATGTACCGCATGATATGCGACCGCCCGTTCCTTTACGCGATCGTCGACCGTGAGACGGGTATCCCGCTGTTCATGGGAGTGATGGGCAATCCGTAA
- a CDS encoding caspase family protein, with amino-acid sequence MLRKSGGIFLSIILIGLLSGCPGKSSVPKAGGSAVLKAVLIMEDDYDDPGLNNIADSVRADFSYISKLLDVLEKYGVINVDKIVLRGADATKDNIVKVLKKLKLNKNDVLMVYFSGHGGMENGQLFLETADIEQLYRGELEEIVEAKDAKLKLVFTDACSSSIDGLIAVKTLGGINKANKQQALVEIYKNLFLNHEGMLYMTAASEGEYAWSGDRGGAFTESLIYETLLQNPKPTWEEVCKSAKKKTQDKFQKMVSMGLIDSATLKDMKNDGIKNQTPKVYSMPVLKNEVTVDEGKIDDYQDVDKEEKSDIKIKNISGKAVTFYFDNNTSEDNWDFGNTEEINLASGKSTDLYSDNDKAVVFFIIGEDEGNFFELNSGNYLIDYAKKGELGIFYDEGESADDNQGGDKDDFWIWDSVDEDGDNSDEIDNIKSEDEWDWSTDDYNDNSGDNNDSDDDGGTDHFFGK; translated from the coding sequence ATGCTGAGAAAAAGCGGAGGGATATTCTTATCAATAATACTGATCGGGCTATTATCGGGCTGTCCCGGGAAATCCTCCGTGCCCAAAGCGGGCGGGTCCGCTGTCCTGAAAGCGGTTCTGATTATGGAGGACGATTACGACGACCCGGGATTGAACAATATCGCCGACAGCGTTCGCGCCGACTTCTCCTATATATCGAAACTGCTGGACGTGCTGGAAAAGTACGGGGTCATCAATGTCGATAAGATTGTTCTGCGCGGAGCCGACGCTACCAAGGACAATATCGTCAAGGTGCTGAAGAAGCTCAAGCTGAATAAAAACGACGTGCTGATGGTGTATTTTTCCGGGCACGGCGGGATGGAGAATGGACAGTTGTTCCTCGAAACCGCCGATATCGAGCAGCTTTACCGCGGCGAACTGGAGGAAATAGTCGAGGCGAAGGATGCCAAGCTCAAGCTCGTATTTACCGATGCGTGCAGCAGTTCCATCGACGGGTTGATCGCTGTCAAGACCCTCGGCGGGATCAACAAGGCGAACAAACAGCAGGCGCTCGTGGAAATCTATAAAAACCTGTTCCTGAACCATGAGGGGATGCTCTATATGACCGCCGCCTCCGAGGGCGAGTACGCATGGTCGGGCGACCGCGGCGGGGCGTTTACCGAATCCCTGATATACGAGACTCTCCTCCAGAACCCCAAACCGACATGGGAAGAAGTATGCAAGTCCGCGAAGAAAAAGACGCAGGATAAATTCCAGAAGATGGTCAGCATGGGGCTGATCGATTCCGCGACGTTGAAGGATATGAAAAATGACGGGATCAAGAACCAGACGCCGAAGGTTTATTCCATGCCCGTCCTCAAAAACGAAGTGACGGTTGACGAGGGGAAAATTGACGATTACCAGGATGTGGACAAAGAGGAAAAGTCGGATATAAAAATCAAGAATATCTCCGGTAAGGCGGTGACCTTCTATTTCGACAACAACACATCGGAGGATAATTGGGATTTCGGGAATACCGAGGAAATCAACCTTGCGTCCGGCAAGTCCACCGACTTATACTCGGATAACGATAAAGCGGTGGTGTTCTTCATCATCGGCGAGGACGAGGGAAACTTCTTCGAGCTGAACTCCGGGAATTATCTCATCGACTATGCTAAAAAGGGCGAACTCGGGATATTCTACGACGAGGGAGAATCGGCCGATGACAATCAGGGCGGCGATAAGGACGACTTCTGGATATGGGATAGTGTCGATGAGGACGGCGATAATAGCGACGAGATCGATAATATCAAGAGCGAGGACGAGTGGGATTGGAGTACCGACGATTATAACGATAATTCCGGTGATAATAACGATAGCGATGACGACGGCGGTACGGATCATTTCTTCGGGAAATAG
- a CDS encoding MBL fold metallo-hydrolase, producing MAELTLYKLNTGYLTIRAADRLSAAGLAQYRMRPDDPVRIPVIIYAAGFGDTVVYFDSGLDARRYPMGHARESSYRPERIPRLAGLFPRASRHIVCMTHLHSDHTGNLDTLRPETVYIHDTELRDAMRPMSARRAYIKRHLAHRNIAVFRPVDFLDGYYPFPHAELPGCPDITVLSTPGHTYGGLSFLAHYGGFRLLFAGDLVEGLAGMQFPPYHTADDPSAYIEQIVLTRAWMQADPNLLVFLSHDSALDGMIPDGEIMPEHLLLLQQMQSVMPGNHPPRGHLR from the coding sequence ATGGCGGAACTAACGCTCTATAAACTCAACACCGGATACCTGACTATCCGCGCCGCCGACAGGCTGAGCGCGGCGGGTCTCGCGCAGTACCGGATGCGCCCGGACGACCCGGTACGGATTCCTGTGATTATCTATGCAGCCGGGTTCGGCGATACGGTCGTCTATTTCGACTCGGGTCTGGACGCCAGGCGTTACCCGATGGGGCATGCCCGGGAATCGTCGTACCGCCCCGAACGCATACCCCGTCTAGCAGGGCTTTTCCCCCGCGCGTCGCGTCATATCGTCTGCATGACCCATCTCCACTCCGACCATACCGGCAACCTCGACACACTCCGCCCCGAAACGGTATATATCCATGACACGGAACTTCGCGACGCGATGCGGCCGATGAGCGCGCGCCGCGCGTATATCAAACGCCATCTCGCGCACCGGAATATCGCCGTATTCCGCCCGGTGGATTTCCTCGACGGGTATTATCCGTTCCCGCACGCCGAATTGCCCGGTTGTCCCGATATCACGGTACTCTCTACTCCGGGACATACCTATGGCGGGCTATCGTTTCTCGCGCACTACGGCGGTTTCCGCCTCCTGTTCGCGGGGGACTTGGTCGAGGGGCTGGCCGGGATGCAGTTTCCGCCGTATCATACCGCAGACGACCCGTCCGCCTATATCGAGCAAATCGTACTGACGCGGGCATGGATGCAGGCCGACCCGAATCTTCTCGTGTTCCTTTCCCACGACTCCGCTCTGGACGGGATGATCCCCGACGGCGAAATTATGCCGGAACATCTCCTTCTGCTTCAGCAAATGCAATCCGTTATGCCCGGAAACCACCCGCCGCGGGGACATCTGCGATAA
- a CDS encoding DUF4105 domain-containing protein produces MKRRVVLYAWIFLICRFVPAFPQEWDTSGLIDKIAADTPLRIVDNPQCPWTKQELEAALALFDKLPEEYRAMMPVTLKKTVKPLPGGHSWKDKCAVDLWGRAVELNLVYELPLPCTETNLYLGGFFSLSIDNPVHLTNRPPGVEFYKWWEPVPYQITSDPGAVAPTVQRLLLYCLSRLLDSGHGYSDQDGWRILGRFSGLDLLGNSTENQKIEGFVCKEGMASPWEDFATFAVEFFLPTGYPDPAMHLINRLPCKYAYFRALFQSMPDPQKGMVSPFCYSNWINPADVDHIELLYATPVASSAVNLAGHILLMIQKKGEGDVQGISKCISFVANVYHYGKTKDQGLVFMFRGIFGAYPSMIQEETFAEVITRAQVLEKRHIYRINLVLSPQELEYLIMRLWEMRNTYSTPYLFFNRNCGTLIVDLVNEVFPPGKKAAMGELFGMPNNLCAKLYSLDRLSGFVYPEFWNNTTIARFATMRNAEIREKYLLLMKPFAPQTDALVKIFADTVSRVTNIDREEAYDALVEHYLGIYTMQTQGYGTALPKEYFDAGRLLLKYLIYSLDRERYLGSPAVQAKIANNAIVDAVIRNIFKMRLFLMQNNADDPDPSYEIQQEFEDYSVEYRKKGSYVSNAYPLKITLAGFQSGGVNYLSLGFKMGFLSQKMGDQGIFAMRNDVTLELGTYEMIPYASFGAIGSGFASAPLLYGSRFTLLKLEQAMSGTDVDYNGWFLPGFGFTLWDSFYNIVPGIKSEINAVDILLSLYVFEINNFEHFLSIGIKGGFSYVYDSADNLQRYLDVTPRLEAKFYLFGNSQNIVRLTSELQYRFGYFFEPYIGFTDTVPVIWRTELTFSFGLGKYRNEILSVGGWYERKWTDGAAGAGIFTSEESFGIAVSMKWDNFSFGIDLYHFLNAVF; encoded by the coding sequence TTGAAGAGACGGGTCGTTTTATACGCATGGATATTTCTCATCTGCCGGTTCGTCCCGGCGTTTCCGCAGGAATGGGATACGTCGGGCCTGATCGATAAAATCGCCGCGGATACCCCGTTACGGATAGTCGATAACCCGCAGTGCCCGTGGACGAAGCAGGAGCTCGAAGCGGCGCTCGCGTTGTTCGACAAACTCCCCGAGGAATACCGTGCGATGATGCCCGTGACGCTCAAGAAGACGGTCAAGCCCCTCCCCGGCGGGCATTCATGGAAGGATAAATGCGCCGTCGACCTCTGGGGGCGCGCGGTCGAGCTGAACCTTGTCTACGAACTGCCTCTGCCTTGCACCGAGACCAACCTTTACCTCGGCGGTTTTTTCAGCCTGAGTATCGACAACCCCGTCCACCTGACAAACCGCCCCCCGGGCGTCGAGTTTTATAAATGGTGGGAACCTGTTCCGTACCAAATCACCTCCGACCCCGGCGCGGTCGCCCCGACTGTCCAGCGTCTCCTGCTCTACTGCCTGTCCCGCCTCCTCGACAGCGGGCACGGTTACAGCGATCAGGACGGATGGCGGATACTGGGGCGATTCTCCGGCCTCGACCTCCTCGGTAACTCCACCGAGAATCAGAAGATCGAGGGGTTTGTCTGCAAGGAGGGGATGGCGAGCCCGTGGGAGGATTTCGCGACATTCGCGGTGGAATTCTTCCTCCCGACCGGTTACCCCGACCCCGCGATGCATTTAATCAACCGTCTCCCGTGTAAATACGCCTATTTCCGCGCGCTCTTCCAGTCGATGCCCGACCCGCAGAAGGGGATGGTTTCCCCGTTCTGCTACTCGAACTGGATTAATCCCGCCGACGTCGATCATATCGAGCTCCTCTACGCCACACCGGTCGCGTCGTCCGCGGTGAACCTCGCGGGGCATATCCTCCTGATGATCCAGAAGAAGGGCGAGGGGGATGTGCAGGGTATATCGAAATGCATCAGCTTTGTCGCTAACGTTTACCACTACGGCAAGACCAAGGATCAGGGGCTGGTGTTTATGTTCAGGGGGATATTCGGCGCGTACCCGTCCATGATACAGGAGGAGACGTTCGCCGAGGTAATCACCCGCGCGCAGGTGCTCGAGAAACGGCATATCTACCGTATCAATCTGGTGCTCTCCCCGCAGGAGCTCGAGTACCTGATTATGCGGCTATGGGAGATGCGGAATACGTACAGCACGCCGTACCTGTTCTTCAACCGGAACTGCGGGACGCTGATCGTCGATCTGGTGAACGAGGTTTTCCCGCCGGGGAAGAAGGCCGCGATGGGGGAGCTTTTCGGGATGCCGAATAATCTCTGCGCGAAACTCTACTCGCTCGACCGCCTGTCGGGGTTCGTCTACCCCGAGTTCTGGAACAACACCACGATCGCGCGCTTCGCGACCATGCGGAACGCCGAAATCCGTGAAAAATATCTCCTGTTGATGAAGCCGTTCGCGCCGCAGACGGACGCGCTCGTTAAAATATTCGCCGATACGGTCTCGCGGGTGACGAATATCGACCGCGAGGAGGCGTATGACGCGTTGGTAGAGCACTACCTCGGAATTTATACGATGCAGACGCAGGGGTACGGCACAGCGCTTCCCAAGGAGTATTTCGACGCCGGGAGGCTTCTGCTCAAGTACCTGATCTATTCGCTCGACCGCGAGCGCTATCTGGGCTCTCCCGCCGTGCAGGCGAAGATCGCGAATAATGCGATTGTCGATGCGGTTATCCGAAACATATTCAAAATGAGGCTGTTCCTGATGCAGAACAACGCCGACGATCCCGATCCGTCCTACGAGATACAGCAGGAGTTCGAGGATTATTCGGTGGAGTACCGGAAAAAGGGGTCGTATGTATCGAACGCGTACCCGCTGAAAATCACCCTCGCGGGATTCCAGAGCGGGGGAGTGAATTACCTGTCGCTCGGGTTCAAGATGGGCTTCCTCTCGCAGAAAATGGGCGATCAGGGGATATTCGCGATGCGGAACGACGTCACATTGGAGCTCGGGACGTATGAGATGATACCCTATGCGTCGTTCGGCGCGATCGGGAGCGGGTTCGCGTCCGCGCCGCTTCTCTACGGGAGCCGATTCACCCTGCTGAAGCTGGAGCAGGCGATGAGCGGGACCGACGTGGATTATAACGGGTGGTTCCTGCCCGGGTTCGGCTTTACCCTGTGGGATAGTTTCTACAATATCGTGCCGGGCATAAAAAGCGAGATTAACGCGGTGGATATCCTGCTCAGCCTGTATGTCTTCGAAATTAACAATTTCGAGCATTTTCTCAGCATTGGTATCAAGGGCGGATTTTCTTATGTGTACGACAGCGCGGACAACCTCCAGCGCTATCTGGACGTCACCCCGAGGCTGGAGGCAAAATTCTACCTCTTCGGGAACTCCCAGAACATCGTGCGGCTGACCTCCGAATTGCAATACCGTTTCGGGTATTTTTTCGAGCCGTACATCGGATTCACCGATACCGTCCCGGTGATCTGGCGAACCGAGTTGACGTTCAGCTTCGGGCTGGGGAAGTACCGGAACGAAATCCTGTCGGTGGGGGGATGGTACGAACGGAAATGGACGGACGGGGCCGCCGGAGCGGGTATTTTCACATCGGAGGAATCGTTCGGGATCGCCGTCTCGATGAAATGGGACAATTTTTCCTTCGGTATCGATCTATATCATTTTCTGAACGCCGTATTCTAA
- a CDS encoding MmcQ/YjbR family DNA-binding protein produces MTFMEIRDACLRKGYAVEGMPFGPEALVYKVSTKMFALLSEEGNIPRLSLKCDPYLAQDYRERYPSVIPGYHFNKRHWNTVICDGTVPDAEILKMLDHSYDLVYRSLSKSERDSLTKG; encoded by the coding sequence ATGACGTTTATGGAAATCAGGGATGCATGCCTCAGAAAGGGATACGCGGTCGAGGGGATGCCGTTCGGGCCGGAGGCTCTCGTATACAAGGTCTCGACGAAGATGTTCGCCCTGCTGTCGGAGGAAGGGAATATCCCGCGGCTCTCGCTGAAATGCGACCCGTATCTCGCGCAGGACTACCGCGAACGGTACCCGTCGGTAATCCCGGGGTATCACTTCAACAAGCGGCACTGGAACACGGTGATATGCGACGGGACTGTGCCGGACGCGGAAATCCTGAAGATGCTGGATCATTCTTACGATCTGGTGTACAGGAGTCTTAGTAAGAGTGAAAGGGATAGTCTGACGAAGGGATGA
- a CDS encoding PilZ domain-containing protein, producing MNIFRATELEEKRTFPRFQVYQYLRMKLDNRTIVCLIKNLSGNGGFLEVDKKYRGEIHKEDRGKIAEFHYLSEEPTPGNAFRGQIIRYYKEKDKKYIGVFFLDEMTG from the coding sequence ATGAATATCTTTAGAGCTACCGAACTGGAAGAAAAAAGGACTTTCCCCCGTTTTCAGGTTTACCAGTATCTCAGAATGAAGCTCGATAACCGCACGATCGTTTGCCTGATAAAAAATCTGTCCGGCAACGGCGGATTTCTGGAGGTGGATAAAAAGTACAGGGGGGAGATTCATAAAGAGGACAGGGGTAAAATCGCGGAATTTCATTACCTATCGGAGGAACCTACCCCCGGTAACGCATTCAGGGGACAAATCATCCGTTATTATAAGGAGAAAGACAAAAAGTATATCGGGGTGTTTTTTCTCGATGAGATGACGGGCTGA
- the panB gene encoding 3-methyl-2-oxobutanoate hydroxymethyltransferase — MTVSKIISSKNKEKIVMLTVYDYLTAKILENAGVDILLVGDSLGTAFMGYSNTLPVTMEDVIHHVRSVRNGAMQSFIVADMPFLSYGTSLDVGVFNAGRFMKESGANAIKLEGGAERGELIVAMTSIGIPVMGHIGLLPQSVNRYGYRIVGKTVEETDKLIMDAQALEKAGAFAMVIEGTTEEAAKAVTGSVGIPTIGIGAGRFTDGQVLVITDMLGMDPDTNLKHNKKYADLHGSILSAVQSYIGDVKSGKFPGEEQITHSS, encoded by the coding sequence TTGACCGTATCGAAAATAATTTCCTCGAAGAATAAAGAAAAAATCGTCATGCTGACCGTGTACGATTACCTTACCGCGAAGATTCTGGAAAACGCAGGGGTGGATATCCTTCTGGTGGGCGATTCCCTCGGGACCGCGTTCATGGGATACTCGAACACCCTCCCGGTTACTATGGAGGACGTTATCCACCATGTCCGTTCGGTACGCAACGGCGCGATGCAGTCGTTCATAGTCGCGGATATGCCGTTCCTCAGCTACGGTACGTCGCTGGACGTGGGGGTATTTAACGCGGGGAGATTTATGAAGGAGAGCGGCGCGAACGCTATCAAGCTCGAGGGCGGCGCGGAACGCGGCGAACTGATCGTCGCGATGACCTCTATCGGTATCCCCGTGATGGGGCACATCGGGCTGCTCCCGCAGTCGGTGAACCGTTACGGCTACCGTATCGTGGGTAAGACGGTCGAAGAGACCGATAAGCTCATTATGGACGCCCAGGCGCTCGAAAAAGCGGGCGCGTTCGCGATGGTTATCGAGGGCACGACCGAGGAAGCCGCGAAGGCGGTCACCGGTTCGGTAGGGATTCCCACTATCGGCATCGGCGCGGGGCGTTTTACCGACGGGCAGGTGCTGGTTATCACCGATATGCTCGGGATGGATCCCGATACGAACCTGAAACATAATAAAAAATACGCCGACCTTCACGGTTCGATTCTTTCCGCAGTGCAGAGCTATATCGGCGACGTGAAATCCGGTAAATTCCCCGGCGAGGAACAAATCACCCATTCCTCATAA
- a CDS encoding peptidyl-prolyl cis-trans isomerase — translation MADKKGPGAILYIIIAFVVGLGAGFGLTKLLGGAVSGGIKTDKIMVQLNKTSDVGSDWLVKIDDYAISKSEFEDSYNLLKSTSPQFAGLSPQDEAKLKWQYFESMIDEYIVTLQAVNKGNMNIKTANLLINSSARQSIYTLYLKDNLPLESSFNPTDQEIEQFYQQYKDQFKKSGYNAEQIKQVAIENVKKLKLQQWMMSFITHIKEGYKIERNFDAMKALGITEMGMEGGMGGGAGQMLPSQGMPQQPMPK, via the coding sequence ATGGCAGACAAGAAAGGACCCGGCGCAATACTCTATATTATTATCGCTTTCGTCGTCGGTCTCGGAGCGGGATTCGGTCTTACCAAACTTTTAGGGGGAGCGGTCTCCGGGGGGATTAAGACGGATAAAATCATGGTTCAATTGAATAAGACGTCCGATGTCGGCAGCGACTGGCTGGTAAAAATCGACGATTATGCGATATCCAAGTCCGAATTCGAAGACTCGTACAATCTGCTGAAAAGCACTTCTCCCCAGTTCGCCGGGTTATCGCCCCAGGATGAAGCGAAGCTGAAATGGCAGTATTTCGAAAGTATGATCGACGAATATATCGTTACGCTTCAGGCGGTCAATAAGGGTAATATGAACATAAAGACGGCAAATCTCCTGATCAATTCGTCCGCGAGACAGTCGATCTACACCCTTTACCTGAAGGACAATCTGCCTCTCGAGAGCAGCTTCAACCCGACCGATCAGGAAATCGAGCAATTCTACCAGCAGTATAAGGACCAGTTTAAGAAGTCCGGTTACAACGCCGAGCAGATCAAACAGGTCGCTATCGAAAACGTCAAGAAGCTGAAACTCCAGCAGTGGATGATGAGCTTTATCACCCATATCAAGGAAGGCTATAAGATCGAACGTAACTTCGACGCGATGAAGGCGCTCGGGATTACCGAGATGGGTATGGAAGGCGGGATGGGCGGCGGCGCAGGCCAGATGCTCCCGTCGCAGGGTATGCCTCAGCAGCCGATGCCTAAATAA
- the dnaA gene encoding chromosomal replication initiator protein DnaA — translation MEIWPSIYSELSKSTDSQLNSAILGKIEFREILNDDTIVLCAPDEFTKGWFSENFLLSAQAISKTLFERNYHFRIEVVNEKSFTEAKERGRKVQKQNIYPMTLNPKYTFEHYVVGNSNDFAHAAALNVAKFPGVSYNPLFIYGNVALGKTHLLQAIAHKILAEKPDLKILYITSEAFTNEFVEAVRDDKQSTRSRFREKYRNIDVLLMDDIQFLQNKASTLSELFHTFNELFHDRRQMVFACDQPPKSLQAIEERLRTRFDSGLTVEIKIPDYETRKAILLEKAKEDNIQIPDNVVDYISEHIDSDIRTLEGSLTKVIAYSSLKKKDISLDLTKDILRDKIKIEAPKNLTITDIQKVVSKFFGVSINDLKSPKRMESITYPRQIAMYLATEYTSLSLTEIGQFFGGKAHTTVMRSSQKIGGLLKSRKKVKREIEDIISQFYNSARK, via the coding sequence ATGGAAATTTGGCCGAGTATTTATAGCGAGCTATCAAAATCCACCGATTCTCAATTAAACAGCGCCATTCTGGGGAAAATTGAGTTCCGGGAGATTTTGAACGACGACACCATAGTACTATGCGCGCCAGATGAATTTACCAAGGGTTGGTTCTCCGAGAACTTCCTGCTTTCCGCGCAGGCCATCTCAAAAACGCTCTTCGAGCGGAATTACCATTTCCGCATCGAAGTGGTAAACGAAAAATCTTTCACCGAAGCGAAGGAGCGCGGACGGAAGGTACAGAAGCAGAATATTTACCCCATGACCCTGAACCCTAAATATACGTTCGAACATTACGTGGTCGGGAACTCTAACGACTTCGCGCACGCGGCGGCGCTGAATGTCGCCAAATTCCCCGGTGTCAGCTATAACCCGTTGTTCATCTACGGCAACGTCGCGCTCGGGAAAACCCACCTCCTCCAGGCTATCGCGCATAAAATACTCGCCGAGAAGCCCGATTTGAAAATCCTCTATATCACAAGCGAAGCGTTCACCAACGAATTCGTCGAGGCCGTGCGCGACGATAAGCAGTCCACCCGGAGCCGTTTCCGCGAAAAATACCGTAATATCGACGTCCTCCTGATGGACGATATCCAGTTCCTCCAGAATAAGGCGTCCACGCTCAGCGAGCTTTTCCATACATTCAACGAACTGTTCCATGACCGCAGGCAGATGGTTTTCGCGTGCGACCAGCCCCCGAAGAGCCTCCAGGCTATCGAGGAACGCCTCCGCACCCGTTTCGACTCCGGCCTGACGGTCGAGATAAAAATCCCCGACTACGAGACCCGCAAGGCAATCCTGCTCGAGAAAGCCAAAGAGGACAATATCCAGATACCCGATAACGTGGTGGACTATATCTCCGAGCATATCGATTCGGATATCCGTACCCTCGAGGGCTCGCTCACAAAGGTCATCGCCTACTCCAGCCTGAAAAAGAAAGATATATCGCTGGACCTTACCAAGGACATCCTCCGCGATAAGATAAAGATCGAAGCCCCCAAAAACCTGACGATTACCGATATCCAGAAAGTAGTCAGCAAGTTCTTCGGGGTCAGTATCAACGACCTCAAGTCGCCGAAACGAATGGAGAGCATCACCTATCCCCGGCAGATCGCTATGTATCTCGCCACGGAGTACACCTCGCTCTCACTCACCGAAATCGGGCAGTTTTTTGGAGGGAAAGCGCACACTACAGTTATGCGGTCGTCCCAGAAGATCGGCGGACTCCTCAAGAGCCGCAAGAAGGTCAAACGGGAGATCGAGGATATAATCTCTCAGTTTTACAACAGCGCGCGTAAATAG